A stretch of the Filimonas lacunae genome encodes the following:
- a CDS encoding TraR/DksA family transcriptional regulator: MATSKKAAKPASKSAKAAKPAAKPATKAAAATPAKKASKPVAKPAPKKVAPAKTASKPASKSAAKPAVKATVKAVDKKTSAEKVVVPAKKVAVKPSPEVPVKSVKPATPAVKETAPVKKEAAKVATAPVAETPATPPKPKAAEVKPQEVKPPAPIPRPAPKKEEPLKEVKVPKISVKTSVPYSPEYKPLEQRDNNFKSSEPLVRYSDADLNDFRDLINKKLEAAKKELAYLQGLITRKDEMGGDETENRYMTMEDGSMSMEREQLSQMASRQITYIDHLEKALIRIENKTYGICRVTGKLIDKARLRAVPHATLSLEAKLGLVKPSNDQ; the protein is encoded by the coding sequence ATGGCTACCAGCAAGAAAGCAGCGAAACCAGCCTCTAAATCCGCTAAAGCAGCTAAACCGGCAGCAAAACCCGCAACAAAAGCAGCGGCAGCAACTCCGGCGAAAAAGGCATCGAAGCCTGTGGCTAAACCTGCGCCTAAAAAGGTAGCACCCGCAAAAACAGCTTCGAAACCAGCTAGTAAATCAGCCGCCAAACCCGCTGTAAAAGCAACGGTAAAGGCAGTTGACAAGAAAACGTCTGCGGAAAAAGTAGTGGTTCCTGCGAAAAAGGTAGCGGTGAAACCGAGTCCTGAAGTACCTGTGAAATCGGTAAAACCAGCTACACCAGCCGTAAAGGAAACGGCTCCTGTTAAAAAGGAGGCTGCAAAAGTTGCTACTGCACCAGTAGCAGAAACCCCGGCAACGCCCCCCAAGCCGAAAGCAGCCGAAGTAAAACCACAGGAGGTAAAACCTCCTGCACCTATTCCAAGGCCAGCTCCTAAAAAAGAAGAGCCTTTGAAAGAGGTAAAAGTGCCCAAAATCTCTGTAAAAACAAGCGTACCTTATTCACCAGAGTACAAACCATTAGAACAAAGAGACAATAACTTTAAATCTAGCGAACCATTGGTAAGATATAGCGACGCAGACCTGAACGATTTCAGAGATCTGATTAACAAAAAACTGGAAGCTGCTAAAAAAGAACTGGCTTATTTACAGGGCTTGATTACCCGTAAGGATGAAATGGGCGGTGACGAAACTGAAAATCGTTACATGACCATGGAAGACGGTAGTATGAGCATGGAACGTGAGCAGTTGAGCCAAATGGCCAGCAGGCAAATTACTTACATCGATCACCTGGAAAAGGCGCTGATCCGTATTGAAAACAAAACATACGGCATTTGTCGCGTAACCGGTAAGTTGATTGATAAAGCCCGTTTACGTGCCGTACCACACGCTACGTTAAGCCTGGAGGCAAAACTGGGTTTAGTAAAGCCTTCTAACGATCAGTAA
- the ileS gene encoding isoleucine--tRNA ligase has product MSNKYQEFSGLNLPSIEKTILAKWSESQAFEKSVELRNGAIPFVFYEGPPSANGMPGIHHVISRTLKDLVCRYKTMQGFQVKRKGGWDTHGLPVELQVEKELGITKEDIGKKISIEEYNQKCRETVLRFKDKWDDLTRKMGYWVDLNDPYITFDNKYIESLWWLLKKMYDRGLLYESVSIQPYSPAAGTGLSSHELNQPGCYKDVKDTSAVVMFKAVLNETITGSQWYKNIDRSELVSEELFFTAWTTTPWTLPSNLGLTVGPNIEYVLVKTFNPYTHLPVNIILAKALLGKYFKPEGENGDFAGYKEGEKLLPWKILASFTGKDIDGARYEQLMPYDANTVEVAGGDPFRVITGDFVTTEDGTGIVHTAPAFGADDYKVGKKNNIGILTMVDRQGKFVDGLGEFSGRYVKDYKNEPNYVDVNVDISVKLKKENRAFKVEKYEHSYPHCWRTDKPVLYYPLDAWFIKTSALKDRMVELNKTINWKPKSTGEGRFGNWLENMVDWNLSRSRYWGTPLPVWRTEEVEGEQPEEICIGSIAELTTEFEKAVAAGYNKDIAAKIENGQLNVDLHKPFVDDITLVSASGKPMKRVSDLIDVWFDSGAMPYAQWHFPFENKEIFAQNYPANFIAEGVDQTRGWFYTLHAIGSLIKEDIHAELKAAGLEVSDEKYPGVAYKTVVSNGLVLDKNGNKMSKRLGNVVNPFETIDTFGADATRWYLITNASPWDNLKFDIEGIKEVQRKFFGTLYNTYQFFVLYANVDGFAFKEAYIPLTERPEIDRWILSSLNTLIKKVTVYMDDYEPTMAGRAIETFVDEHLSNWYVRLCRRRFWKGEYEQDKISAYQTLYECIETLVKLMAPVSPFFSDAVFCHLNAVTGRFQGESIHHAPFPVANEAAIDTDLEERMQLAQDTSSLVLSLRKKVNIKVRQPLQKILIPVLNPEMKAQLEKVADLIVSEVNVKEIQYLTETEGIISKKIKPNFKVLGNKLGAKMKAVSAAVNNFTQHQIAEIEKEGKITLNIDGEPVLLNLPEVDITAEDIPGWSVASKGMLTVALDITLTDELKKEGNAREFVNRIQNIRKESGFDLTDRIFVQVLDNALLRDSLTDFKNYICAEILADELEYVSELQGGIEIEVNDTLLNVSVNKKG; this is encoded by the coding sequence ATGAGTAATAAGTACCAGGAATTTTCAGGATTAAATCTGCCTTCGATAGAAAAAACTATCCTGGCGAAATGGAGTGAAAGTCAGGCGTTTGAGAAAAGCGTAGAACTACGTAATGGCGCAATTCCCTTCGTATTTTATGAAGGTCCGCCAAGTGCTAATGGTATGCCTGGTATTCACCACGTAATTTCCCGTACATTAAAAGACCTGGTATGTCGCTACAAAACGATGCAGGGGTTCCAGGTAAAAAGAAAAGGCGGTTGGGATACCCACGGCTTACCTGTAGAATTACAGGTAGAAAAGGAGCTGGGTATTACCAAAGAAGATATCGGTAAGAAAATAAGCATTGAAGAGTATAACCAGAAGTGCCGCGAAACGGTGCTGCGTTTTAAAGATAAATGGGACGACCTTACCCGTAAAATGGGCTATTGGGTGGATTTGAACGATCCCTACATCACTTTCGACAACAAATACATTGAGTCGCTGTGGTGGTTACTGAAAAAAATGTACGACAGGGGCTTACTGTATGAGAGCGTGAGCATTCAGCCTTACTCACCGGCAGCAGGTACCGGTTTAAGCTCGCACGAGTTAAACCAACCAGGTTGTTACAAAGATGTAAAGGATACCAGTGCCGTAGTGATGTTTAAAGCAGTGCTGAACGAAACCATCACTGGCAGCCAGTGGTATAAAAACATTGACAGAAGTGAGCTGGTGAGCGAGGAACTGTTCTTTACTGCCTGGACCACCACGCCATGGACTTTGCCTTCCAACCTGGGCTTAACCGTAGGGCCCAACATTGAGTATGTGCTGGTAAAAACGTTTAACCCTTATACACACCTGCCTGTAAACATTATACTGGCGAAGGCTTTACTGGGTAAATACTTTAAACCAGAAGGTGAGAATGGTGATTTTGCCGGTTACAAAGAGGGTGAAAAATTACTGCCTTGGAAAATACTGGCTTCTTTTACCGGTAAAGACATTGATGGTGCCCGTTATGAACAGCTGATGCCTTACGATGCTAACACTGTCGAAGTTGCCGGTGGCGATCCTTTCCGTGTAATAACAGGCGACTTTGTTACAACAGAAGATGGTACTGGTATAGTACACACTGCCCCTGCGTTTGGTGCAGATGACTATAAAGTAGGTAAGAAAAACAATATAGGTATACTTACCATGGTAGACAGGCAAGGTAAGTTTGTAGATGGCCTGGGTGAATTCAGCGGCAGGTATGTGAAGGATTATAAAAATGAGCCTAACTACGTAGATGTAAACGTTGACATTTCCGTAAAGCTGAAAAAAGAAAACCGTGCCTTTAAGGTAGAGAAATACGAACACAGCTACCCACATTGCTGGCGTACCGATAAACCCGTATTGTATTATCCGCTGGATGCCTGGTTTATTAAAACCTCTGCGCTGAAAGACAGGATGGTGGAACTGAACAAAACCATCAACTGGAAGCCTAAATCAACCGGCGAAGGCCGTTTTGGTAACTGGCTGGAGAATATGGTGGATTGGAACCTGAGCCGTAGCCGCTACTGGGGCACTCCTTTACCTGTATGGAGAACAGAGGAAGTGGAAGGAGAACAGCCAGAAGAAATATGTATTGGTTCTATTGCTGAGCTGACTACTGAATTTGAAAAAGCAGTAGCTGCCGGTTATAATAAAGACATAGCTGCCAAAATTGAGAACGGTCAGCTGAATGTGGACCTGCACAAGCCGTTTGTAGACGACATTACGCTGGTGAGTGCTTCTGGCAAGCCGATGAAAAGAGTGTCTGACCTGATTGACGTATGGTTCGATTCAGGTGCGATGCCTTATGCGCAATGGCATTTCCCATTTGAGAATAAAGAAATATTCGCTCAAAACTACCCTGCTAACTTTATAGCAGAAGGGGTTGACCAAACCCGTGGCTGGTTTTATACCCTGCATGCGATCGGTTCTTTAATTAAAGAAGACATCCATGCAGAACTGAAAGCGGCTGGTTTAGAAGTGAGCGATGAAAAATATCCGGGTGTAGCTTATAAAACGGTAGTAAGTAACGGTTTGGTGCTGGATAAAAACGGCAACAAAATGAGTAAACGTTTGGGTAACGTGGTAAACCCGTTTGAAACCATCGACACTTTTGGTGCCGATGCTACCCGCTGGTACCTGATTACCAACGCTTCTCCATGGGATAACCTGAAATTCGATATTGAAGGCATTAAAGAAGTGCAGCGCAAATTCTTTGGTACCTTATATAATACCTACCAGTTTTTTGTACTGTATGCGAATGTAGACGGTTTTGCTTTTAAAGAAGCCTACATTCCATTGACAGAAAGACCGGAAATTGACCGCTGGATCTTATCCTCCTTAAATACACTGATTAAAAAAGTAACAGTGTATATGGATGATTATGAGCCAACTATGGCCGGTCGTGCTATTGAAACTTTTGTAGATGAGCATTTAAGCAACTGGTACGTTCGCTTATGTCGGCGCCGTTTCTGGAAAGGTGAGTATGAGCAGGATAAAATAAGCGCTTACCAGACCTTATATGAGTGCATCGAAACATTGGTAAAACTGATGGCACCGGTTTCTCCTTTCTTTAGCGATGCCGTATTCTGCCACCTGAATGCCGTTACCGGCCGTTTTCAGGGCGAAAGCATTCACCATGCACCGTTCCCCGTTGCCAACGAAGCAGCTATCGACACTGACCTGGAAGAAAGAATGCAGCTGGCGCAGGATACCTCTTCGCTGGTGCTGTCGTTGCGTAAAAAAGTAAATATCAAGGTAAGACAGCCTTTACAAAAGATACTGATTCCGGTACTGAACCCTGAAATGAAGGCGCAACTGGAAAAAGTAGCAGATTTAATTGTGAGCGAGGTTAACGTAAAAGAAATTCAATACCTCACCGAAACCGAAGGCATCATCAGCAAAAAAATCAAGCCTAACTTTAAGGTATTGGGTAATAAGCTGGGGGCTAAAATGAAAGCGGTAAGTGCAGCTGTGAATAATTTTACTCAACATCAGATAGCCGAAATTGAAAAAGAGGGGAAAATTACTTTAAACATTGATGGTGAACCAGTGTTGTTGAATTTACCAGAAGTGGATATTACGGCGGAAGATATTCCGGGTTGGAGCGTGGCAAGCAAAGGAATGCTTACAGTGGCGCTGGACATTACCCTTACAGATGAGCTGAAAAAGGAAGGAAATGCCCGTGAATTCGTCAATCGTATACAAAATATCAGAAAAGAGAGTGGTTTTGATTTAACAGACCGTATATTCGTACAAGTGCTTGATAATGCCCTTCTGCGCGACTCGCTCACCGATTTTAAAAATTATATCTGTGCTGAAATATTGGCAGATGAATTGGAGTATGTGTCTGAATTGCAGGGCGGCATTGAAATTGAGGTGAATGACACTTTGCTAAATGTAAGCGTTAATAAAAAAGGTTAA
- a CDS encoding DNA recombination protein RmuC encodes MMITYLALGIIIILLVIILVLVYKTSADANQQQQLANQLQHLHTQVSRIEQAVKQEIATNRQEGNETARHARNELSTSLRAFGEQVNKSVEDFNRLQKENFWALMQKQSEQNQNTSVKLDHIREVVERKISELQAGNEKKLDEMRATVDEKLQKTLETRLGESFKIVSERLEAVHKGLGDMQQLATGVGDLKRVLTNVKTRGIMGEYQLENLLEQLLTVEQYAKNVKTKEGSNAVVEFAVKLPGKDSRESIVWLPVDSKFPKEDFELLTDAYDKASPELIEELRRNFVRSMKKCALDIASKYIAPPNTTDFAILFLPFESLYAEVLRTPGLFEQIQREYKIIITGPTTLSALLNSLQMGFRTLAIEKRSSEVWQLLGAVKAEFVTFGGILDKTQKKLQEASNVIDEAGRRSRAIERKLRDVQELPAEQGLLDNKAYD; translated from the coding sequence ATGATGATTACTTACCTGGCATTAGGCATAATAATAATACTGTTGGTGATAATATTGGTGCTGGTGTATAAAACCAGCGCTGATGCCAATCAGCAGCAACAACTCGCCAACCAGTTACAGCACCTCCACACACAGGTAAGCCGTATTGAACAGGCCGTGAAACAGGAAATTGCCACCAACAGGCAGGAAGGCAACGAAACAGCCCGGCATGCCCGAAACGAACTCTCCACATCACTCCGGGCCTTTGGCGAACAGGTGAATAAATCGGTAGAAGACTTCAATCGCCTGCAAAAAGAAAATTTCTGGGCGCTGATGCAAAAGCAAAGCGAGCAAAACCAGAATACCTCTGTAAAGCTGGATCATATACGGGAAGTGGTGGAACGCAAAATCTCCGAGCTGCAAGCCGGCAATGAGAAAAAACTGGATGAAATGCGGGCCACGGTAGATGAAAAGCTGCAAAAAACGCTGGAAACCCGCCTGGGAGAATCCTTTAAAATAGTAAGCGAACGGCTGGAAGCTGTGCACAAAGGATTGGGCGATATGCAGCAACTGGCCACTGGTGTGGGCGATTTAAAACGGGTACTCACCAACGTGAAAACCCGCGGTATTATGGGCGAATACCAGCTGGAAAACTTGCTGGAACAATTGCTTACCGTGGAACAATACGCTAAGAACGTTAAAACCAAAGAAGGCTCTAATGCTGTGGTGGAATTTGCTGTAAAACTACCCGGCAAGGATAGCAGGGAATCTATTGTGTGGTTACCCGTCGATTCTAAATTTCCGAAAGAAGATTTTGAGTTGCTCACCGATGCTTATGACAAAGCCAGCCCTGAACTCATAGAAGAGCTACGTCGCAACTTTGTGCGCAGTATGAAAAAGTGCGCATTGGATATTGCTTCCAAATACATTGCCCCTCCTAACACTACAGACTTTGCTATTTTATTTCTTCCGTTTGAAAGCCTGTATGCAGAAGTGCTGCGCACACCAGGCTTGTTTGAACAAATACAACGCGAGTACAAAATTATCATTACGGGCCCAACTACACTATCTGCCTTGCTAAACAGCCTGCAAATGGGCTTTAGAACACTGGCTATAGAAAAGCGATCCAGTGAGGTATGGCAATTACTGGGTGCTGTAAAAGCGGAGTTTGTTACTTTTGGCGGCATACTGGATAAAACACAAAAGAAATTACAGGAAGCCAGTAATGTTATTGACGAAGCAGGACGCCGCTCACGTGCTATTGAACGCAAACTACGCGATGTACAGGAGTTGCCAGCCGAGCAAGGTTTATTAGACAATAAAGCATATGACTAA
- a CDS encoding class I SAM-dependent methyltransferase yields the protein MTKLPLQLQQINREGYSVSLWVPDAAAVQASYYHQKEQDNTIPFPHWTRLWPAALALTDYLHTHPELIRQKNVLELAAGLGLPSLIAARQAATVCCSDYLQEAVDTMEQNIRHNQLTNVTGSLINWHHLPPQLQPDVLLMSDINYNPEDFSHLYQVLLHFLQMGTHIILTTPQRLMAKPFIEQLLPWCVAQQEVNVQDTQVTILELSNQH from the coding sequence ATGACTAAGTTGCCACTGCAGTTACAGCAAATAAACAGGGAAGGATATAGTGTGTCGTTGTGGGTGCCGGATGCGGCGGCAGTGCAGGCAAGTTATTACCATCAAAAAGAACAGGACAATACTATCCCTTTTCCACACTGGACACGCTTATGGCCAGCAGCATTGGCATTAACAGATTATCTGCACACGCATCCTGAACTTATCCGGCAAAAAAATGTGCTGGAGCTGGCCGCTGGTTTGGGTCTGCCTTCATTAATAGCAGCCCGGCAGGCAGCCACTGTTTGCTGTAGCGATTACTTACAGGAAGCAGTGGATACCATGGAGCAAAACATTCGACACAACCAGCTCACCAATGTAACGGGTAGCCTGATAAACTGGCATCACTTACCTCCGCAGCTACAGCCCGATGTGTTGTTAATGAGTGACATCAACTACAACCCGGAAGATTTTTCACACTTATACCAGGTGCTTCTGCATTTTCTGCAAATGGGCACGCATATTATATTAACCACTCCGCAGCGGTTAATGGCCAAGCCTTTTATTGAGCAATTACTTCCCTGGTGTGTTGCGCAACAAGAAGTAAACGTGCAGGATACACAGGTAACTATACTGGAATTAAGTAACCAGCATTAA
- a CDS encoding LacI family DNA-binding transcriptional regulator — protein MATNVTITDIAKELNTTPATVSRALNNHSSISEETRARVWEVAKRLNYRPNSIATSLRSGKSHLIGVIIPSAKINFFGSVVHGIESLASEHGYNVLIYQTNESREHEKKGIQAFLNARVDGILVSMAKETHDYKHFLEARDSGTPIVFFDRANEDLDIASVVIDDYKGAYMATEHLIQQGYKRIAHIAGPQHIRLFNNRLRGYLGALQANNITIDSSLIYTGNISIEAGKTAIEHFLSLPNPPDAVFSVEDFTALGALKALKEHQILIPEQFGVIGFANEEFGEHTTPSLSTLDQQTVLMGEAAFTLLQEQINMKTSTQMKAKKVVLDPIPVYRQSSTRH, from the coding sequence ATGGCCACGAACGTAACGATTACAGATATTGCTAAAGAGCTAAATACCACCCCTGCCACGGTGTCCCGTGCCCTTAACAATCACTCCTCCATAAGTGAAGAAACCCGTGCGCGTGTATGGGAAGTCGCCAAACGGCTAAATTATCGCCCTAACAGCATTGCCACCTCACTCCGCAGCGGAAAAAGCCATCTGATTGGCGTGATTATTCCCAGCGCTAAAATCAACTTTTTTGGCTCGGTGGTACATGGTATAGAAAGCCTGGCCAGTGAACATGGTTATAATGTGCTTATTTACCAGACCAACGAAAGCCGTGAGCATGAAAAAAAGGGGATACAGGCTTTTTTAAATGCAAGGGTGGATGGCATATTGGTTTCTATGGCCAAAGAAACCCACGATTACAAACATTTCCTGGAAGCAAGAGACAGCGGCACCCCTATTGTGTTTTTCGACCGTGCCAATGAAGACCTGGATATTGCCAGTGTGGTCATTGACGATTACAAAGGGGCTTATATGGCTACGGAACACCTGATACAACAGGGATACAAACGCATAGCCCATATTGCCGGCCCACAGCACATACGCCTGTTCAATAACAGGCTGCGCGGCTACCTGGGTGCTTTGCAGGCCAATAATATTACTATAGACTCCTCGCTCATATACACAGGTAACATTTCCATTGAAGCTGGTAAAACGGCTATTGAGCATTTTTTATCGCTGCCCAATCCGCCCGATGCTGTTTTTTCGGTGGAAGACTTTACCGCTTTAGGCGCACTCAAAGCCCTGAAAGAGCATCAAATCCTTATTCCCGAGCAATTTGGTGTAATTGGTTTTGCCAATGAAGAATTTGGCGAACATACCACCCCATCCCTTTCCACCCTCGATCAACAGACGGTGCTGATGGGTGAGGCGGCCTTTACACTTTTACAAGAACAAATAAATATGAAAACGAGTACCCAAATGAAAGCAAAGAAAGTAGTATTAGACCCTATTCCCGTTTACAGGCAGTCATCTACCCGCCATTGA